From Alteromonas sp. RKMC-009, one genomic window encodes:
- a CDS encoding ATP-dependent DNA helicase: MPSVSSLFTADGLLAKAIPGFSPRAAQTDMALAVKSALDNQHSLIVEAGTGTGKTFAYLGPALLAEGKAIISTGTKNLQEQLYHRDLPVVKKALGSRRKTALLKGRSNYLCLHRMGQHGGNSTLVEKEVLGQLSTVRSWAETTKTGDTGELKTLPEDAKVLPLITSTVDNCLGRDCPEYEECYLVKARRKALEADIIVVNHHLFFADMALKDTGFGELIPEADAIIFDEAHQIPDIASDYFGESLSSRQLQELAKDINVLYRTVLKDAEQLDKAAEKCRIASADLRLLFPENPERGNWAEALDRDDIQTQVARLKDGIGVLHEVIKLHLGRDKDLDNIYERVVQTREQLDALCDAEQQGVSLWYETTQRHLILHLTPLSIAAKFRRFINAVPRGWVFTSATLTVDGGFTYFQKRMGLDDAKTLELESPFNYKDQAMLCVPRFLPEPNSFAMKDTLFETAKRLIKASKGRCFLLFTSHAMLREIAKRLEFEVPNKLLVQGTTTKQALLDAYLADESAVLLGTGAFWEGVDVRGNDLICVMIDKLPFASPDDPLLQARMEDVKKRGANPFAAIQIPQAVITLKQGAGRLIRDPTDKGVLVICDNRLVTKPYAQTFVSSLPDMQRTRSLDKVESFLQAIK, from the coding sequence ATGCCTTCTGTATCTTCCCTGTTTACTGCTGACGGATTGCTGGCTAAGGCCATTCCGGGGTTTTCTCCCCGCGCCGCCCAGACGGACATGGCGCTGGCTGTGAAGTCAGCGCTGGACAATCAGCATTCGCTGATTGTTGAAGCCGGCACAGGAACAGGCAAAACCTTCGCTTATCTCGGTCCGGCATTGCTGGCTGAAGGTAAAGCAATCATTTCTACCGGAACGAAAAATCTGCAGGAGCAGCTTTACCACCGTGATTTGCCGGTGGTTAAAAAAGCGCTTGGCTCCCGCAGAAAAACAGCGTTATTGAAGGGCCGTTCGAATTATTTGTGTTTGCACCGCATGGGGCAGCACGGCGGTAATTCCACACTGGTGGAAAAAGAAGTACTCGGTCAGCTCTCAACGGTGAGAAGCTGGGCCGAGACCACCAAAACCGGTGATACCGGCGAACTGAAAACGTTGCCGGAAGATGCCAAAGTACTGCCGTTGATCACCTCAACAGTAGACAATTGCCTGGGACGTGATTGTCCCGAATATGAAGAGTGTTATCTGGTAAAAGCCCGCCGCAAAGCGTTGGAGGCTGATATCATTGTGGTCAATCATCACCTGTTTTTTGCTGACATGGCGCTTAAGGACACAGGCTTCGGTGAGCTCATCCCTGAAGCGGATGCCATCATTTTCGATGAGGCTCACCAAATCCCCGATATCGCCAGCGATTATTTTGGTGAATCCTTGTCCAGCCGTCAGTTACAGGAACTGGCAAAAGATATTAACGTGCTTTACCGCACAGTGCTGAAAGACGCAGAACAGCTGGATAAAGCCGCAGAAAAATGCCGGATTGCATCAGCCGATCTGCGCCTGCTGTTTCCGGAAAATCCTGAAAGAGGCAACTGGGCCGAAGCGCTGGACAGAGATGACATACAAACTCAGGTCGCCAGATTAAAAGACGGCATCGGTGTGCTTCATGAAGTAATCAAACTGCACCTTGGCAGAGACAAAGATCTGGATAATATTTACGAGCGGGTAGTGCAGACACGGGAACAGCTTGACGCGTTATGTGATGCTGAACAGCAGGGCGTGAGCTTGTGGTATGAAACCACGCAAAGACACCTTATCCTGCATCTCACGCCGTTATCCATTGCTGCGAAGTTCCGCCGGTTTATCAATGCCGTGCCGAGAGGATGGGTTTTCACGTCTGCAACCTTAACCGTCGATGGCGGCTTTACCTACTTCCAGAAACGGATGGGACTGGACGACGCCAAAACTCTGGAACTGGAAAGTCCGTTTAACTACAAAGACCAGGCAATGCTCTGTGTGCCGAGGTTCCTGCCGGAGCCGAACAGTTTTGCCATGAAAGACACGTTGTTCGAAACGGCGAAACGTCTGATTAAGGCCAGTAAAGGCCGCTGTTTCTTGCTTTTCACCAGCCACGCCATGCTCCGTGAAATCGCCAAAAGGCTGGAGTTTGAGGTACCTAACAAGCTGCTGGTGCAGGGAACGACGACAAAGCAGGCACTGCTGGATGCTTATCTGGCAGATGAAAGTGCGGTGTTGCTCGGGACCGGTGCGTTCTGGGAAGGGGTTGATGTTCGCGGCAATGACCTTATATGCGTGATGATTGATAAACTGCCTTTTGCTTCACCGGATGATCCGCTGTTACAGGCGCGCATGGAAGATGTGAAAAAGCGGGGAGCAAATCCCTTTGCTGCAATTCAGATCCCGCAGGCAGTCATTACGTTAAAGCAGGGGGCGGGACGGCTTATCCGTGATCCCACCGACAAAGGCGTACTGGTTATTTGTGATAACCGTCTGGTGACCAAACCCTATGCACAAACATTTGTATCAAGTTTACCTGATATGCAGAGAACACGTTCGCTGGACAAAGTTGAATCGTTTCTGCAAGCGATTAAATAG
- a CDS encoding Slp family lipoprotein, whose protein sequence is MLRKIFLLVAVVLATGCTIIPEDIRVPDDTNLVSYNKAVTGGDGVKGKMARWGGVIVGVENKENKTWVEVVNFPLNHYGRPNTFEETIGRFKVELDGFVDPINFEEGRSVTFIGAVERPVAGMVGEQPYMYPRIKGENFHMWRQDSLNYVHPMFFDYRMGWYSPFYYSFYRPYYSPYTFGVGFSRGYYRSAYPNVSPVRVSVTRSGNKGTISRPSTSTRSSVSRPVTRTSTPANGGARQNLK, encoded by the coding sequence ATGTTGCGTAAAATTTTTCTGCTGGTGGCGGTAGTCTTAGCAACCGGTTGTACCATTATTCCTGAAGATATCCGCGTACCGGACGACACCAATCTGGTCTCCTACAACAAAGCGGTTACCGGCGGTGACGGCGTGAAGGGCAAAATGGCCCGTTGGGGTGGTGTGATCGTTGGCGTGGAGAACAAGGAAAACAAGACCTGGGTTGAAGTGGTCAATTTTCCTCTGAATCACTACGGGCGTCCGAATACGTTTGAAGAAACCATTGGCCGCTTCAAAGTGGAACTTGATGGTTTTGTTGATCCGATTAATTTCGAAGAAGGCCGCTCCGTCACCTTCATTGGTGCTGTGGAACGACCTGTTGCCGGTATGGTCGGTGAACAGCCTTACATGTATCCGCGCATCAAGGGTGAAAACTTTCATATGTGGCGTCAGGATTCACTGAACTACGTACACCCCATGTTCTTTGACTACCGTATGGGCTGGTACTCACCGTTCTACTATTCATTTTACCGTCCGTATTATTCGCCCTATACGTTTGGCGTTGGTTTCTCCCGCGGGTATTACAGAAGTGCTTATCCCAATGTCTCGCCGGTACGGGTTTCCGTTACCCGCAGCGGCAACAAGGGTACTATCAGCCGGCCTTCAACATCGACCCGCAGCAGTGTAAGCAGACCGGTTACCAGAACCTCCACGCCGGCTAATGGCGGCGCAAGACAAAATCTGAAGTAA
- a CDS encoding alpha-amylase family glycosyl hydrolase gives MAADFLPQNRYQVAQPAWSENAVIYQVNTRQFSAEGNFQGVIKGLEHIKALGADIIYLMPVQPIGIKNRKGALGSPYSVKDYFAINPEFGDENSFAALVSEIHRLDMKVILDWIPNHSAWDNPLTVSHPDWYAKDYQGNFRPSPWWDWDDIIEFDYSVPALRRYMTEAMCYWVERFDIDGFRCDVAGYVPNDFWAQARAALDAIKPVFMLAEWENRDLHEQAFNMTYAWSWNEAMHDIAQGRAPLDRLRKYYSWNERSWPESAYRMTFVSNHDKNAWDGTQHEQFGQALEAAIVLSVTGEGMPLIHNGQEAGENKRLAFFERDPIDWQDHAIGDLYRELISLKKRVKALWNGKAGATMLQVNSNDLKRVFSYVRMQGNEKILVVLNLSPDTVSPTFDAGLYNGQYRDVLNRQDIVLDAAQPPILAPWAYRVYEAI, from the coding sequence ATGGCAGCAGATTTTTTACCGCAAAACCGTTATCAGGTTGCGCAACCTGCGTGGTCTGAAAACGCGGTCATCTATCAGGTCAATACCCGCCAGTTCAGTGCTGAAGGAAATTTTCAGGGCGTAATTAAAGGTCTTGAGCATATCAAAGCGCTGGGCGCAGATATCATTTATCTCATGCCGGTACAGCCCATCGGTATCAAAAACCGCAAGGGGGCACTGGGCAGTCCCTATTCTGTAAAAGATTACTTTGCCATTAATCCCGAGTTCGGAGACGAGAACAGTTTCGCCGCACTTGTCAGTGAAATTCACCGGCTTGATATGAAGGTGATTCTCGACTGGATCCCTAATCACAGTGCCTGGGATAATCCACTCACCGTGTCACATCCTGACTGGTATGCAAAAGATTATCAGGGTAATTTCAGACCGTCACCGTGGTGGGACTGGGACGATATTATTGAGTTTGATTACAGTGTGCCGGCGTTGCGCCGTTACATGACTGAGGCAATGTGTTACTGGGTAGAACGGTTTGATATTGACGGTTTTCGCTGCGATGTTGCCGGTTACGTGCCTAATGATTTCTGGGCTCAGGCCAGAGCCGCGCTGGATGCCATTAAACCGGTTTTCATGCTGGCAGAATGGGAGAACCGCGATCTTCACGAACAGGCATTCAATATGACCTATGCCTGGAGCTGGAACGAAGCTATGCACGATATAGCTCAGGGCAGGGCACCGCTGGACAGGTTGAGAAAATACTATTCCTGGAACGAGCGCAGCTGGCCGGAGTCAGCCTACCGGATGACATTCGTCAGCAATCATGACAAAAATGCCTGGGATGGCACGCAGCATGAGCAGTTCGGACAAGCTCTGGAGGCTGCTATTGTGTTGTCTGTCACCGGCGAAGGTATGCCGCTAATTCACAATGGTCAGGAAGCGGGGGAAAACAAACGTCTGGCCTTTTTTGAACGGGATCCCATCGACTGGCAGGACCATGCCATCGGCGATCTTTACCGTGAACTGATTAGTTTGAAAAAGCGCGTGAAGGCATTGTGGAACGGAAAAGCCGGTGCAACCATGTTGCAGGTGAACAGCAATGATCTGAAACGGGTTTTCAGTTACGTGCGCATGCAGGGAAATGAGAAAATTCTGGTGGTGCTTAACTTATCCCCGGATACCGTTTCACCCACCTTTGATGCCGGTCTGTATAACGGCCAGTACCGCGACGTGCTGAACCGTCAGGACATCGTGCTTGATGCTGCACAGCCGCCTATTTTGGCTCCCTGGGCCTATCGTGTTTACGAGGCGATTTGA
- the tsaB gene encoding tRNA (adenosine(37)-N6)-threonylcarbamoyltransferase complex dimerization subunit type 1 TsaB: MILLAIDTATEACSVAVKTENGIFHRFEICPQQHSQRLLPMVDEVMKEAGVSLKDTGGLVYGRGPGSFTGVRIATGMIQGLALGTGLEVAGVSTLTAMAQQVIDTQGAGRIACAIDARMGEVYFAQFTNVNGQAELTGEEQVCPPEHAATQLSGDFARAGTGWMAYDELKQFGDEPPQVLYPDALHMLKPGEGMFAGGMATSVDNIEPVYLRDKVTWKKLPGRE; the protein is encoded by the coding sequence ATGATTTTACTTGCCATTGATACCGCTACTGAAGCCTGCTCTGTTGCGGTGAAAACCGAAAACGGTATTTTTCACCGTTTCGAAATTTGTCCGCAGCAACATAGTCAGCGATTGTTACCTATGGTTGATGAAGTAATGAAAGAAGCCGGTGTGAGCCTAAAAGACACCGGCGGGCTGGTTTACGGTCGCGGGCCCGGCAGTTTCACCGGCGTTCGCATTGCCACCGGCATGATTCAGGGACTGGCTCTGGGCACGGGCCTGGAAGTGGCAGGTGTCAGTACGCTTACCGCGATGGCGCAGCAGGTGATAGATACGCAGGGTGCCGGCCGTATCGCCTGCGCCATTGATGCGCGCATGGGTGAAGTGTACTTTGCACAATTTACTAATGTAAACGGTCAGGCTGAGTTAACCGGTGAAGAACAGGTATGCCCGCCTGAACACGCTGCAACGCAGCTCTCCGGAGATTTTGCCCGTGCCGGTACCGGCTGGATGGCCTATGATGAACTTAAGCAGTTTGGTGATGAGCCACCGCAAGTACTCTATCCCGACGCATTGCACATGCTGAAACCCGGCGAAGGGATGTTTGCCGGAGGCATGGCTACCAGTGTGGATAACATTGAACCTGTTTATCTGCGGGATAAAGTGACGTGGAAAAAGCTTCCCGGCAGGGAATAG
- a CDS encoding sulfite exporter TauE/SafE family protein has translation MLSIVRQFSVPSALTILWFIVLFMQPDPAGIVAENGAFALLGVIGAVFANATGAGGGVVFVPVFHHLDFSPQNIVATSFAIQCCGMTAGALSWWAFFQNKEKHNEHWQMLPQVVALTVPASVCGILMAQFAAGSIPLLSFIQGNVNDLHLGFGIFSIFLALVIFASIPLLKKTRFRSSLSMTETALLPVVAFVGGAVTAWLSVGVGELVAVFLILRGFHVTMAIAVAVMLTAFSVWGGVIYHVTESLAIVWPVVLFAGAGAIIGGRLAKYVVLAFSVQKLKLFFGLWVLLLGISGLPVF, from the coding sequence GTGTTAAGTATCGTCCGTCAGTTTTCCGTTCCCTCTGCGCTGACCATCCTCTGGTTTATTGTGTTGTTTATGCAACCGGATCCGGCTGGCATCGTGGCAGAAAATGGTGCTTTTGCGTTACTCGGTGTTATCGGTGCTGTGTTTGCGAATGCAACCGGGGCCGGTGGCGGCGTTGTTTTTGTGCCGGTGTTCCACCATCTTGATTTTTCCCCTCAGAACATTGTGGCAACCAGTTTTGCCATTCAGTGCTGCGGTATGACGGCCGGTGCATTAAGCTGGTGGGCGTTTTTTCAAAACAAAGAAAAGCACAACGAACACTGGCAAATGTTACCGCAGGTGGTGGCACTCACAGTACCGGCTTCGGTGTGCGGTATCCTGATGGCACAGTTTGCTGCCGGCAGCATTCCGTTGTTGTCTTTCATTCAGGGTAATGTGAATGATTTGCACCTGGGCTTCGGTATTTTCTCTATTTTTCTGGCTCTGGTCATTTTTGCCAGTATCCCGTTACTAAAGAAAACCCGGTTCAGAAGTAGCCTCTCCATGACTGAAACTGCGCTGTTGCCCGTGGTGGCGTTTGTTGGCGGAGCAGTGACTGCATGGTTGTCTGTCGGCGTTGGTGAGCTTGTCGCTGTATTTCTTATTCTGAGGGGCTTTCACGTTACCATGGCGATTGCTGTCGCTGTAATGCTGACTGCATTTTCAGTGTGGGGCGGGGTGATTTACCATGTTACTGAATCCTTAGCCATTGTGTGGCCGGTGGTACTGTTTGCCGGAGCAGGTGCAATCATTGGCGGCAGACTGGCTAAATATGTTGTGCTGGCATTTTCCGTACAGAAATTAAAATTGTTTTTCGGTTTGTGGGTTTTACTGCTGGGGATCAGCGGATTGCCGGTATTCTGA
- a CDS encoding TraB/GumN family protein encodes MRTAFTGLKKGFIAAVALWGMATPLTAFSASVWEVSKNGNTVYLGGTLHILSPQDYPLPAEYDIAYKASCKVIFETDLDALDTPDFTRKTLQLMTYQDGRTIKDDLSEETFSMLSDWLSERGIPVAQVSKMKASFLGISLSMLEMQRAGLTSQGVDKYFFARATEDQKPVGWFETPEQQLMMLAGLSEGDEDAYIRYTLEELETMNDSLEPMKENWLTGDMQALYNDSMESFKTDYPEVYDEMLTNRNKAWLPHIEEYLTTPETEFVLVGTMHMAGAEGVIAMLESEGYSVIKVNK; translated from the coding sequence ATGCGAACAGCCTTCACCGGATTAAAAAAGGGTTTTATAGCCGCAGTGGCTTTATGGGGTATGGCCACGCCGCTCACTGCTTTCTCAGCATCCGTCTGGGAGGTGAGCAAGAACGGGAATACCGTCTATCTCGGTGGCACACTGCATATCCTCAGCCCGCAGGACTATCCGCTACCGGCAGAATATGACATCGCTTACAAAGCATCCTGTAAAGTCATATTCGAAACCGATCTGGATGCGCTGGATACGCCGGATTTCACCCGTAAAACACTGCAACTGATGACTTATCAGGACGGACGCACAATCAAAGATGATTTATCTGAAGAAACATTCAGTATGCTGTCTGACTGGCTCTCTGAAAGAGGTATTCCGGTAGCTCAGGTAAGTAAGATGAAGGCATCATTTCTTGGTATATCGCTTTCTATGCTGGAAATGCAGCGGGCAGGCTTAACCAGTCAGGGCGTCGACAAATACTTTTTCGCCCGCGCGACGGAAGACCAGAAGCCTGTAGGCTGGTTTGAAACGCCTGAGCAGCAGTTAATGATGCTGGCCGGACTGAGTGAAGGCGACGAAGATGCCTACATCCGCTACACCCTGGAAGAGTTAGAAACCATGAATGACTCACTGGAACCGATGAAGGAAAACTGGCTGACCGGTGACATGCAGGCACTGTATAACGACAGCATGGAAAGCTTCAAAACAGACTATCCTGAGGTGTACGATGAAATGCTGACAAACAGAAATAAAGCATGGCTCCCGCACATTGAAGAGTACCTGACCACGCCGGAAACAGAGTTTGTACTGGTTGGCACCATGCATATGGCCGGTGCCGAAGGCGTTATCGCCATGCTTGAAAGTGAAGGTTATTCCGTCATTAAAGTTAATAAATAA
- a CDS encoding alpha/beta fold hydrolase — translation MLETEFQAGELKLAALDNQGAGTVVIGLHGYLDNAASLAPLAPYLQSCRFIALDLPGHGQSAHRPAGAHYHQFDFLQDLYALIKENQFENVVLLGHSLGGILATLYAAVFPEQVKAVISIDACGPLTLDPQTSAEQVRESVISRDKKRRNKLNMVDLDAAVKARCAVADIRPEHARAILSRNLTQDASGHCFWASDPRVRTKSTLRLTEPQAEAFMRSIECPVLFLAADSSFKKVEQVYAKRQNWFSHCQCKTFAGGHHIHMEKTDEIGCEIRQFVEQL, via the coding sequence ATGTTAGAAACCGAATTTCAGGCCGGTGAACTCAAACTGGCTGCACTTGATAATCAGGGAGCCGGAACTGTTGTGATCGGTTTGCACGGCTATCTCGATAATGCTGCATCACTGGCGCCGCTGGCGCCTTATCTGCAATCCTGCCGCTTCATCGCACTGGATTTACCGGGACACGGTCAGTCAGCCCACCGGCCGGCCGGTGCCCACTACCACCAGTTTGATTTCCTGCAGGATTTATACGCGCTTATCAAAGAGAATCAGTTTGAAAATGTGGTCCTGCTGGGTCACTCACTGGGCGGTATTCTGGCGACACTTTATGCCGCTGTGTTTCCTGAACAGGTGAAAGCAGTGATTTCCATAGATGCCTGCGGACCGCTTACTCTGGATCCGCAAACAAGCGCTGAACAGGTCAGGGAGTCTGTCATCAGTCGTGATAAGAAGCGGCGGAACAAACTGAATATGGTGGATTTGGATGCTGCGGTGAAAGCCCGTTGCGCTGTTGCTGATATCCGGCCTGAGCATGCCCGGGCAATTCTATCCCGTAATCTGACGCAGGATGCATCCGGCCATTGTTTCTGGGCGAGCGACCCCCGCGTGCGCACAAAATCTACCCTGCGGCTGACTGAGCCACAGGCAGAGGCGTTCATGCGAAGCATTGAGTGTCCGGTATTGTTTCTGGCCGCGGACAGCAGCTTTAAAAAGGTTGAGCAGGTTTATGCGAAAAGGCAAAACTGGTTTAGTCACTGTCAGTGTAAAACTTTTGCCGGCGGCCACCACATACATATGGAAAAAACAGACGAAATTGGCTGCGAAATTCGTCAATTTGTTGAGCAATTGTAA
- the fadD gene encoding long-chain-fatty-acid--CoA ligase FadD: MEKIWLEHYDPSVSAEINPDRYASIVDIFEQSVTTWGDKTAYMNMGHSMTFNELDVLSAQFAAYLQNSGLERGDAVAIMMPNLLQYPVAMFGVLRAGLTVINVNPLYTARELKHQLNDANAKAIVIVDNFAATLESVIADTPVKKVLRTALGDMLPAPKRWIVNLAVKHVKKMVPEFSLPQAESFMSAVKAGANYTYQRPEITGDDLAFLQYTGGTTGVSKGAMLTHRNMIANLEQVSGILEIVIEPGEDVVVTALPLYHIFALLANCLLFLKFGCPNLLITNPRDMPGFVKELSKHKFAILPGVNTLFNGLLNTPGFSELDFSGFKFGLGGGMAVQRPVAERWQKVTGTVLLEGYGLTECSPVVAVNSPTIKAYKGAIGMPVPSTEIRLLDDNGNDVPLGEAGEMWVKGPQVMKGYLNRPEATEEILKDGWLATGDIAKSDNEGYFYIVDRKKDMILVSGFNVFPNEIEEVAAMHDDVVEAAAIGVPHEVSGEVVKLFVVAKDKSLTAETVIAHCRKHLTGYKVPKHVVFKDELPKTNVGKILRRELRD, translated from the coding sequence GTGGAAAAAATTTGGCTTGAGCATTACGACCCAAGTGTTTCGGCAGAAATTAACCCTGATCGTTATGCCTCTATCGTAGATATTTTTGAACAGTCTGTGACGACCTGGGGCGATAAAACCGCTTACATGAATATGGGGCACAGCATGACTTTCAATGAGCTGGACGTGTTGTCTGCTCAGTTTGCGGCTTATCTGCAAAATAGTGGTTTAGAGCGTGGCGATGCTGTCGCCATCATGATGCCAAATTTGTTGCAATACCCTGTTGCTATGTTCGGCGTATTACGGGCCGGACTCACCGTCATTAACGTGAACCCGCTCTATACCGCCCGCGAATTAAAGCACCAGTTAAACGATGCCAATGCCAAAGCCATTGTTATTGTCGATAACTTTGCCGCCACGCTGGAAAGTGTGATTGCTGATACACCGGTGAAAAAAGTACTGCGCACGGCGTTAGGGGATATGTTACCGGCTCCTAAGCGCTGGATAGTAAACCTGGCGGTGAAGCACGTGAAAAAGATGGTGCCGGAGTTTTCTCTGCCACAAGCTGAGTCGTTCATGTCAGCAGTGAAAGCCGGCGCGAATTACACATATCAGCGTCCTGAGATAACAGGGGACGACCTGGCATTTTTACAATATACCGGTGGTACGACAGGCGTATCGAAAGGTGCGATGCTGACACACCGTAATATGATTGCAAACCTGGAACAGGTATCGGGTATTCTCGAAATCGTCATTGAGCCCGGTGAAGATGTCGTTGTCACTGCGCTACCGCTTTATCACATCTTTGCATTACTGGCGAACTGCCTGTTGTTCCTTAAATTTGGTTGTCCGAACCTGCTTATTACCAACCCGAGAGACATGCCGGGTTTTGTGAAAGAGCTGTCGAAACACAAATTTGCCATTTTACCCGGGGTGAACACCCTGTTTAACGGTCTGCTTAATACGCCCGGATTCAGTGAACTTGATTTCTCCGGATTTAAGTTCGGTCTGGGTGGCGGTATGGCCGTGCAGCGCCCGGTGGCTGAACGCTGGCAAAAAGTCACCGGCACAGTACTGCTTGAGGGTTACGGCCTGACTGAGTGTTCGCCCGTGGTAGCGGTTAATTCACCTACCATTAAGGCTTATAAAGGCGCTATCGGTATGCCGGTACCTTCCACAGAAATTCGTCTGCTGGATGATAACGGCAATGATGTGCCCTTAGGTGAAGCCGGTGAAATGTGGGTGAAAGGGCCGCAGGTCATGAAGGGCTATCTGAACCGTCCCGAAGCTACAGAAGAAATTCTTAAAGATGGCTGGCTGGCTACAGGCGATATTGCGAAGTCAGACAATGAAGGTTACTTCTATATTGTTGACCGTAAAAAAGATATGATCCTGGTCTCCGGCTTCAATGTGTTCCCGAATGAGATTGAAGAAGTGGCAGCCATGCATGATGATGTGGTGGAAGCGGCTGCTATCGGTGTGCCTCACGAAGTCAGTGGTGAAGTCGTGAAATTATTTGTGGTTGCCAAGGACAAGAGCCTGACCGCCGAAACGGTTATTGCACATTGTCGTAAGCACCTCACCGGCTATAAAGTGCCGAAACACGTTGTCTTTAAAGACGAACTGCCAAAAACCAATGTAGGCAAAATTCTGCGTAGAGAACTGAGGGACTGA